In Streptomyces sp. ML-6, the genomic stretch GTCGACATCGCCAAGGACGCCCTCCAGGCGAAGACCACGTTCAGCTGGCCGCCCACCCAGGACCTGCCCGGCTACCGCCCGGTCACCAAGCCGCACGCCAAGCAGATCCGCGAGGCCGCCAAGCTGATCGTCCAGGCCCGCCGCCCGGTGCTCTACGTCGGCGGCGGCGTCATCAAGGCCGGGGCCACCGCCGAGCTGAAGGTCCTCGCCGAGCTCACCGGAGCGCCCGTCACCACCACGCTGATGGCGCTCGGCGCATTCCCCGACAGCCACCCGCTGCACGTCGGAATGCCGGGCATGCACGGTGCGGTCACCGCCGTCACCGCGCTGCAGAAGGCCGACCTGATCGTCGCCGTCGGAGCCCGTTTCGACGACCGCGTCACCGGCAAGCTGGACAGCTTCGCCCCGTACGCCAAGATCGTCCACGCCGACATCGACCCGGCCGAGATCGGCAAGAACCGCGCCGCCGACGTCCCGATCGTGGGCGACGCCCGCGAGGTCCTGGCCGACCTGGTCCAGGCCGTCCAGGCCGAGCACACCGACGGCCACGTCGGCGACTACGACGCCTGGTGGAAGGACCTCGACCGCTGGCGCGACACCTACCCGCTCGGCTACGACCTGCCCGAGGACGGCAGCCTCTCGCCGCAGCAGGTCATCCAGCGCATCGGACAGCTCGCCCCCGAGGGCACGATCTTCGCGGCGGGCGTCGGCCAGCACCAGATGTGGGCCTCGCACTTCATCCAGTACGAGCAGCCCGCCACCTGGCTGAACTCCGGCGGCGCCGGAACGATGGGGTACGCGGTCCCGGCCGCGATGGGTGCCAAGGCCGGCATGCCCGACCGCACCGTCTGGGCGATCGACGGCGACGGCTGCTTCCAGATGACCAACCAGGAACTCACCACCTGCGCGCTCAACAACATCCCGATCAAGGTCGCGATCATCAACAACGGCGCGCTCGGGATGGTCCGCCAGTGGCAGACCCTGTTCTACAACCAGCGGTACTCCAACACCGTCCTGCACTCCGGGGCCGACACCGAGGGCGCCCCGGCGAAGGGCACCCGCGTCCCGGACTTCGTCAAGCTGTCCGAGGCCATGGGCTGCCACGCGATCCGCTGCGAGGACCCGGCCGACCTGGACAAGGTCATCGAAGAGGCCAACTCCATCAACGACCGCCCCGTCGTGATCGACTTCATCGTCCACGAGGACGCCATGGTGTGGCCGATGGTCGCCGCCGGTACCTCGAACGACGAGGTCATGGCCGCCCGCGGGGTCCGCCCCGACTTCGGCGACAACGAAGACGACTGAGAGACAGAGAGAGACCGACTCCATGTCCACCAAGCACACGCTCTCCGTCCTGGTCGAGAACAAGCCCGGTGTCCTCGCCCGGATCACCGCCCTGTTCTCCCGCCGCGGCTTCAACATCGACTCGCTCGCGGTCGGTACCACCGAACACCCCGACATCTCCCGCATCACCATCGTCGTGAGTGTCGAGGACCTGCCACTGGAGCAGGTGACCAAGCAGCTCAACAAGCTGGTCAACGTCCTGAAGATCGTCGAACTCGAGCCGTCCGCTGCGATCCAGCGCGAGCTCGTCCTGGTGAAGGTCCGCGCCGACAACGAGACCCGCTCCCAGATCGTCGAGATCGTCAAGCTGTTCCGGGCCAAGACCGTGGACGTCTCCCCCGAGGCCGTCACGATCGAGGCGACCGGCGGCGCCGACAAGCTGGAGGCCATGCTCAAGATGCTGGAGCAGTACGGCATCAAGGAGCTGGTCCAGTCGGGCACCATCGCCATAGGGCGCGGCGCGCGCTCGATCACCGACCGTTCGCTGCGCGCCCTGGACCGTACGGCGTAGGACCCTCCGCCGGACGGGTCCCGGATCCGCCGCCCGCATGGCAAGACCCCGAAACGTATTCGACGCACCCGCCGTACGGTGGGACGCAACACCTGCACACCAAGGAGAAACCCAGTGGCCGAGCTGTTCTACGACGCCGACGCCGACCTGTCCATCATCCAGGGCCGCAAGGTCGCGGTCATCGGCTACGGCAGCCAGGGTCACGCCCACGCGCTGTCGCTGCGCGACTCGGGTGTCGACGTCCGTGTCGGTCTGCACGAGGGCTCCAAGTCCAAGGTCAAGGCCGAGGAGCAGGGCCTGCGCGTGGTGACCCCGTCCGAGGCCGCCGCCGAGGCCGACGTCATCATGATCCTGGTCCCGGACCCGATCCAGGCCCAGGTCTACGAGGAGTCCATCAAGGACAACCTCAAGGCGGGCGACGCGCTGTTCTTCGGCCACGGCCTGAACATCCGCTTCGACTTCATCAAGCCGCCGGCCGACGTCGACGTCTGCATGGTCGCCCCGAAGGGCCCGGGCCACCTGGTCCGCCGCCAGTACGAGGAGGGCCGCGGCGTCCCGTGCATCGTGGCCGTCGAGCAGGACGCCTCGGGCAACGGCCTGGCGCTCGCCCTGTCGTACGCCAAGGGCATCGGCGGCACCCGCGCCGGCGTCATCAAGACGACCTTCACCGAGGAGACCGAGACCGACCTCTTCGGTGAGCAGGCCGTCCTCTGCGGTGGCACCGCCGCTCTGGTCAAGGCCGGTTTCGAGACCCTGACCGAGGCCGGTTACCAGCCGGAGATCGCGTACTTCGAGTGCCTGCACGAGCTGAAGCTCATCGTGGACCTCATGTACGAGGGCGGCCTGGAGAAGATGCGCTGGTCCATCTCGGAGACCGCCGAGTGGGGCGACTACGTCACCGGCCCGCGGATCATCACCGACGCCACCAAGGCCGAGATGAAGAAGGTCCTCGCGGAGATCCAGGACGGCACCTTCGCCAAGAACTGGATGGACGAGTACCACGGCGGTCTGAAGAAGTACAACGAGTACAAGAAGGCCGACAGCGACCACCTCCTGGAGACCACGGGCCGCGAGCTGCGCAAGCTCATGAGCTGGGTCAACGACGAGGACGCGTGACACCGGCGCCCCGGGGGCGGGCCCTGCGGCCCGCCCCCGGGGCGTTCCCGTCGTTCCACCGCCGGAAGAAGCGGCGCGCCGTACGTGTGTACAAGTCGTCCACCCCCGTGTGGGTGATCCTTCCGAGGGGGCGCAGTGCGCCTCCGGTCACATGACTACACTGCTCCACACATACACGCGTCAGGCCCACAGTGTCGTGCGTCTTCCACGCGGCAAGCCCCTCCACGCCTGCGGCCGTCGGGACGGCCGTCCGCACTGGAACTGTGAGGACTCACGTGAGCTCGAAACCTGTCGTACTCATCGCTGAAGAGCTGTCGCCCGCCACGGTTGACGCCCTGGGCCCGGACTTCGAGATCCGGCACTGCAACGGCGCGGACCGCGCCGAGCTCCTCCCGGCGATCGCCGACGTCGACGCCATCCTGGTCCGCTCGGCCACCAAGGTCGACGCCGAGGCCATCGCCGCCGCCGGGAAGCTGAAGGTCGTCGCACGCGCGGGCGTCGGTCTGGACAACGTGGACGTCTCCGCCGCCACCAAGGCGGGCGTGATGGTCGTCAACGCCCCGACCTCCAACATCGTCACCGCCGCCGAGCTGGCCTGCGGTCTGCTGGTCGCCACCGCGCGCAACATCCCGCAGGCCAACACCGCCCTCAAGAACGGCGAGTGGAAGCGCTCGAAGTACACCGGCGTCGAGCTGAGCGAGAAGACCCTCGGCGTCGTCGGCCTCGGCCGGATCGGCGTCCTGGTCGCCCAGCGCATGTCGGCCTTCGGCATGAAGATCGTCGCGTACGACCCCTACGTGCAGCCCGCGCGGGCCGCGCAGATGGGCGTCAAGCTCCTCTCGCTCGACGAGCTGCTGGAGGTCGCCGACTTCATCACCGTGCACCTGCCCAAGACCCCCGAGACGATCGGCCTGATCGGCGACGAGGCGCTGCACAAGGTGAAGCCCTCGGTGCGCATCGTCAACGCCGCGCGCGGCGGCATCGTCGACGAGGCGGCACTCGCCTCCGCGCTCAAGGAGGGCCGCGTCGCGGGCGCCGGCCTCGACGTGTACGCGAAGGAGCCCTGCACGGACTCCCCGCTGTTCGCGTTCGACCAGGTCGTCTGCACCCCGCACCTCGGCGCCTCCACCGACGAGGCCCAGGAGAAGGCGGGCATCGCGGTCGCCAAGTCCGTGCGCCTGGCCCTCGCCGGCGAGCTCGTGCCGGACGCGGTCAACGTCCAGGGCGGCGTGATCGCCGAGGACGTGCGTCCGGGCCTGCCGCTCGCCGAGAAGCTCGGCCGGATCTTCACCGCGCTCGCGGGCGAGGTCGCGGTCCGCCTCGACGTCGAGGTGTACGGCGAGATCACCCAGCACGACGTCAAGGTGCTCGAACTCTCCGCGCTCAAGGGCGTGTTCGAGGACGTCGTCGACGAGACCGTGTCGTACGTGAACGCCCCGCTCTTCGCGCAGGAGCGCGGTGTCGAGGTCCGTCTCACCACCAGCTCCGAGTCGCCCGACCACCGCAACGTGGTCACCGTCCGCGGCACGCTCTCGGGCGGCGAGGAGGTCGCGGTCTCCGGCACGCTGGCCGGCCCCAAGCACCTCCAGAAGATCGTCGCCGTCGGCGAGTACGACGTGGACCTGGCGCTGGCCGACCACATGGTCGTGCTGCGCTACGAGGACCGCCCCGGCGTCGTCGGCACGGTCGGCCGGATCCTCGGCGAGGCCGGCCTGAACATCGCGGGCATGCAGGTCTCGCGGACGGGCGCGGGCGGCGAGGCGCTGGTCGTGCTCACCGTCGACGACGACGTCCCGGCCGCGGTGCTCGCCGAGATCTCCTCGGAGATCGGTGCCGCCTCGGCCCGCACGGTGAACCTGACCGACTGACCGGTCCCGGCTCCAGCACGTACCCGGAATCCGGACAACCGTCTTATACGGACGTCTGGGCGCCGGGTACGCTGCTGTCATGGGACACCGTGAGGACCTGCTCGAAGGCGCCAAGCGCTGCCTGCTGGAGAAGGGATACGCGCGGACGACGGCGCGCGACGTCGTGGCCGCCTCCGGCACGAACCTCGCCTCCATCGGCTACCACTACGGCTCCAAGGAGGCTCTGCTCAACCTCGCCTTCCTCAAGGTGACGGAGGAGTGGGGCGATGCGCTCACCGAGAAGCGGGACGCGGACGGCGACGGGGCGTCCCGGCCGCCGCTCGACCAGTTCCGCGACACCTGGCAGCGGGTGATCGACGGCTTCGAGGAGACCCGGCCTGTCTGGCGGCTCCAGATGGAGGTCGTCTCCCGGATCGACCAGGACCCGGAGCTGCGGAAGGCCCTGCTGGGCCCGCAGCGCGAGGGCCGCGGGAGTCTTGCCGGGAACATGCTCGGCATCGACCCGGAGAAGGACCCCGAGAAGGCGCGGGTGGCCGGGCTGTTCTGCCAGGCGCTGCTCACGGGCGTGATGGTGCAGTGGCTGATGGACGGCGAATCCGCGCCGTCCGCACAGGATCTGACGGATGGTCTGCAGGCGGTACTGGAGGGGTGGGAGTCCTGACCGTGCCGGGGGCGGGGGCGCCCCGGTCCGGCGGCACGGCGGAACCGTGCGGCGGTTCCGGGCGACGAAGGGGGAGCAGGGACATGAACGACAGGGTGCGGGGCCTTCGGGCCTCCCGGCCGGAGCGGGTCGGGGGATGCGGGGGCGGGAGGCGCCCGGCATGCGCCGGACACCGGTCGCCGAGGCCGGTGCGGCTCACGGAACCGCTTCCCGGAGCGACGGCCCCGACCCGCCGGACCGCCCCGTGAGCGCCCGCGCCGGGGAGACCTTCGCCCTCGCCCGAGCACTGGCCGACGTCCGGGAACTGCTGGCCGGCCCGGTGCCGGAGGCCGGTCCCACCGTGGCCGAGGGCGAGCCGGGCACGGGGGAGTGGACCACCACCACCGGCCCGGGATTCCGCATCGTCCCGCTCTGGGAGGGCGACTCGCTGACCGGCGTGCACGGACCCGAGTGGAACGAGGCCGTGGACGCGTCCGAGTCCCATCTCGCCGATCTGGCGGCGGAGTTGGACCGCGAGTGGGGTCCGCGCCGGGTGGTGCCCCTGCACGTGCCGATGCTGCGCCGCCAACGGGGCGTCCAGGTCGAGCCGCTGTTCGAGGCGCTGTTCTCCGAGGACCTCTACGGGGACCTGACGGTCTGGGGTCCGGTCGTCGGCACCGGCCGCTGGGTCGCGCTGGGCGTGGGCCACAGCGACGGGGACGCGCCGCTGGTGCTGGCCGCCCTCGTCAGCCTCCGGCCCGTCACCGCCCCGGACACCGACGACGGGTGACCGGGGCCGGCCGGTGATCCAGGACGTCAGGACGTCGGCGGGGCCGCCGGGCCCCGGACGGTCCGCAGGCGCGCGGTCTTGAGCGCCATGTGGAGCAGCAGCCGGTCCTCGCCGTCGTTCAGGTCGAGTCCGGTGAGCTGCTGGATCCGGGAGAGCCGGTAGTACAGCGTCTGGCGGTGGACGCCCAGCTCGGCGGCGGTCCGGGAGGCCTGGCCCGCGCAGTCGAGGAACACCTCGGCGGTGTGGGCCAGCTCCTTGTGCGCGGGGGTGAGCAGGGCGCGGACGGCGAAGTCCGCGGCCGCCCCCGCCGGAAGCGCGGTCAACAGCCGGTACGGGCCGATCGCGGGCCAACCGGCGATCGGGCCGAAGCGGGACTCGGCCGCCGCGGCGCGGGCCGCGCCCGCCGCCTCGTGCCAGGCCGCGCCCAGGTCCGCGAGGCCCCGGCGGGGGGCGGAGATCCCGGCGGTGGCGTCCCGGCCGACGGTGGAACGCAGCCGCTCCGCAGCGGTGAGGGCCGGTGCGAGGACCTCGGCCGAGCGCAGCCGGACCAGCGTGGCCAGCGCCGGGAGCCCGGCGTCCGGGAGCGGGACGGAGGCCAGCGCCGCAGCCGACGGCACCGTACGGACCGACGGCGGTTCGTCCGGCCACGGCGTCACGCACACCACCGCGTGCAGCCCCTCCGCGTCCGGCCCCAGCGCCTCGTGCAGCGCGGCCACCGCCATGTCGCGCTGCCAGCCCCGCCCCGCGGTCAGGACCGCGCCGAACTCGCGGGACGGGTCCGAGCCCGCCCGCGCCTCGGCGGCGAGCAGCGCCCCGATCCGGGCCGCCACCTCCATCGCCGCCTTCAGCTGCTCGTCGGTCGGCCCCGGCTCGGCGTCGAGCAGCCACACGTAACCGAGCACGGCGCTCCGATGGCGTACGGGAAGACAGAGCCGGTCCCGGAAGACCCCGGCCTCCGGGGCGGCCGGGATGCGGACCGGGCCGGTGGCGCGCGTGATGCCGAAGCCCTCGAACCAGGCGCGGACCGCGGGGGTGGAGCGGCGGGTCAGGATCGAGCGGGTGCGGACCGGGTCCATCGCGCTGTCGTCGTCGCTGTCGTGCGCGCCGAAGGCGACCAGCGCGAAATCCCGGTCCTCCAGCGTCGCCGGAGCGCCGAGCAGGCCGGAGATCTCGTCCACCAGCTCCTGGTAATCGCCCTTCACCCGGCCATTCTCGCACCCCCTCAGACAAATGTCTGAGAACCGGGGAACGGATGCGTGACAGCTGTCGATGGCACACGATCGGGGAGATCCTTAGATTTCACGGTGGTTCTCCGTGCCGTACCGGTCTGTTCCCCATGTCCCGGTATGGCCTTCGTTCGTACTTTCCGTGGAGGTGCCCGTGCTGGGTCCCGTGATTCTCGCCGCGTCCCGCAGCGACAAGATGCGTCGTTTCGTCTCGGCGGCACCTGGCACCAAGCAGGTCGTCGACCGGTTCATCGCCGGTGAGACCGTCGACCAGGTCGTCCCGGTCATCGAGGACGCCGCCGCCAAGGGCCTCGAGGTCACCCTCGACGTGGTGGGCGAGGACATCACCACCCGCGAGCAGGCCGCCGCCGCCCGGGACGCCTACCTGGAGCTGATCGAGCGCCTCAAGGGCCTGGACCTGGGCACCAGGGCCGAGATGTCCGTCAAGCTCTCCATGTTCGGCCAGGCGCTGGAGGGCGGGCACGAGCTGGCGCTCGCCAACGTCCGCCCGGTCGTCGAGGCCGCCGCCGCGATCGGCACCACGGTCACCCTGGACGCCGAGGACCACACCACCCTCGACTCGATGTTCGCCATCCACGAGGAGCTGCGGAAGGACTTCCCGCAGACCGGCTGTGTGATCCAGGCCTACCTGTTCCGCACCGAGGAGGACGCCCGCCGCCTGGCCGCCGCCGGCAGCCGCGTCCGCATAGTGAAGGGCGCCTACAAGGAGCCCGCCTCCGTCGCTTACCAGGACAAGGCCGAGATCGACAAGGCGTACGTCCGCATCCTCAAGACCCTGATGGAGGGCGAGGGTTACCCGATGATCGGGTCCCACGACCCGCGTCTGATCGCCATCGCCCAGGAGCTGGGACGCAAGGCAGGGCGCAAACTGGACGAGTACGAGTTCCAGATGCTGTACGGCATCCGCAGCGACGAGCACCTCCGCCTCGCGGCCGAGGGCCACCGGATGCGGGTCTACACCGCGTACGGCACCGACTGGTACGGCTACTTCATGCGCCGTCTCGCGGAGAAGCCGGCGAACCTGATGTTCTTCGGCCGTTCCATCCTCACCAAGGGCTGAACCGGCCCCAGGCCGCCCCCATCCCCGCCGACACCAAGGAGACAAGGCACTCATGGACGCTGTGACCCAGGTTCCCGCGCCGGTCAACGAGCCGGTCCACTCCTACGCCCCGGGAAGCCCGGAGCGTGCCCGCCTGGAGGTGAAGCTCAAGGAGCTCGCCGAGAACCCGATCGACCTTCCGATGACCATCGGCGGCGAGAAGCGGATGGGTGGCGGCGAGCGCTTCGACGTCGTGCAGCCGCACAACCACAAGGCCGTCATCGGCACCTTCGCCAACGCCACGCAGAAGGACGCGCAGGACGCGATCGACGCCGCGCTGGCCGCCGCCCCGGCGTGGCGCGCGATGTCCTTCGACGACCGCGCCGCGATCATCCTGCGCGCCGCCGAGCTGCTGGCCGGCCCGTGGCGCGAGACGATGGCCGCCTCCACGATGCTCGGCCAGTCCAAGACCGCCCAGCAGGCCGAGATCGACACCCCCTGCGAGCTCGTCGACTTCTGGCGCTTCAACGTGCACTACGCGCGCCAGATCCTGGCCGAGCAGCCCCCGGCCAACGCGCCGGGCGTGTGGAACCGCATGGACCACCGCCCGCTGGAGGGCTTCGTCTACGCGATCACGCCGTTCAACTTCACGGCCATCGCGGGCAACCTGCCCACCGCCCCCGCCCTCATGGGCAACGTCGTGGTGTGGAAGCCGTCCCCGACGCAGACCCACGCCGCCGTGCTGCTGATGCAGCTCCTGGAGGAGGCCGGCCTGCCCAAGGGCGTCATCAACCTGGTGACCGGCGACGGCATCGCCGTCTCCGAGGTGGCCCTGAACCACCGCGACCTGGCCGGCATCCACTTCACCGGCTCGACCCCCACCTTCCAGCACCTGTGGAAGACGGTCGGCAACAACATCGCCAACTACCGCACCTACCCGCGGCTCGTCGGCGAGACCGGCGGCAAGGACTTCGTCGTCGCCCACCCGTCGGCCGACCACGCCGTCCTGAAGACCGCGCTGACCCGCGGCTCCTTCGAGTTCCAGGGCCAGAAGTGTTCGGCCTCCTCCCGGGCGTACATCCCGGCCTCCATCTGGAACTCCGGTTTCAAGGAGAAGTTCGCCGCCGAGGTCGACTCCATCACCATGGGTGACGTCACCGACCTGTCGAACTTCATCGGCGCCGTCATCGACGACCGCTCCTTCGCCAAGAACAAGGCCGCGATCGACCGCGCCAAGTCGGACCCGTCCTGCACGATCATCGCGGGCGGCACGTACGACGACTCGGTGGGCTACTTCGTCCGCCCGACCGTCATCGAGTGCACCGACCCGGCCAACGAGGTCTTCACGACCGAGTACTTCGGCCCGATCCTCGCCGTGCACGTCTACGAGGACGACAAGTACGACGAGATGCTGGAGCAGATGGAGTCGGTCTCCGACTACGCGCTGACCGGCTCCGTCATCGCGAACGACCGCGCCGCGGCCGCGCACACGATGGAGAAGCTGCGGTACGCCGCGGGCAACTTCTACATCAACGACAAGTCGACCGGCGCCGTCGTCGGCCAGCAACCCTTCGGCGGCGGCCGTGCCTCGGGCACGAACGACAAGGCGGGTGCCCCGCAGAACCTCCAGCGCTGGACGCTGACCCGGGCCATCAAGGAGACGCTGGTCCCGCCGACCGACTACACCTACCCCCACCAGGGCTGACACCCCCGGGGCGCCGCCACCCCCGGCGCCCCGCCGTGAACTCCGCCTCCCGACCGGTTCCCCTGCCGGCCGGGAGGCGGTTTCCATGTTCCGGCGCCTTCTCCCGGAGTCTTGTTCCCAGAGCCCTGTCCCGGCGTCTTGTGCCGGAACCTTTCGGAGGGGCCCGGAAGGCTCCGGGACCGGAGATCAGATTTCCACGAGCACCTGGTCCAGCGACTTGCGCACCAGGTCCGGCACCTGGCAGTCCTCGGCCGGATACCCGACCGGGATCACCGCGAACGCCTTCTCGTTCTCCGGGCGGCCGAGCACCTCGCGCAGGAACCGCATCGGGCTCGGGGTGTGGACCA encodes the following:
- a CDS encoding TetR/AcrR family transcriptional regulator, which produces MGHREDLLEGAKRCLLEKGYARTTARDVVAASGTNLASIGYHYGSKEALLNLAFLKVTEEWGDALTEKRDADGDGASRPPLDQFRDTWQRVIDGFEETRPVWRLQMEVVSRIDQDPELRKALLGPQREGRGSLAGNMLGIDPEKDPEKARVAGLFCQALLTGVMVQWLMDGESAPSAQDLTDGLQAVLEGWES
- a CDS encoding PucR family transcriptional regulator; translation: MKGDYQELVDEISGLLGAPATLEDRDFALVAFGAHDSDDDSAMDPVRTRSILTRRSTPAVRAWFEGFGITRATGPVRIPAAPEAGVFRDRLCLPVRHRSAVLGYVWLLDAEPGPTDEQLKAAMEVAARIGALLAAEARAGSDPSREFGAVLTAGRGWQRDMAVAALHEALGPDAEGLHAVVCVTPWPDEPPSVRTVPSAAALASVPLPDAGLPALATLVRLRSAEVLAPALTAAERLRSTVGRDATAGISAPRRGLADLGAAWHEAAGAARAAAAESRFGPIAGWPAIGPYRLLTALPAGAAADFAVRALLTPAHKELAHTAEVFLDCAGQASRTAAELGVHRQTLYYRLSRIQQLTGLDLNDGEDRLLLHMALKTARLRTVRGPAAPPTS
- a CDS encoding proline dehydrogenase family protein, yielding MLGPVILAASRSDKMRRFVSAAPGTKQVVDRFIAGETVDQVVPVIEDAAAKGLEVTLDVVGEDITTREQAAAARDAYLELIERLKGLDLGTRAEMSVKLSMFGQALEGGHELALANVRPVVEAAAAIGTTVTLDAEDHTTLDSMFAIHEELRKDFPQTGCVIQAYLFRTEEDARRLAAAGSRVRIVKGAYKEPASVAYQDKAEIDKAYVRILKTLMEGEGYPMIGSHDPRLIAIAQELGRKAGRKLDEYEFQMLYGIRSDEHLRLAAEGHRMRVYTAYGTDWYGYFMRRLAEKPANLMFFGRSILTKG
- a CDS encoding acetolactate synthase large subunit, translated to MPMTEQATGAHHPQPRARNGGSPAATVEHVTGAQSLVRSLEEVGADTVFGIPGGAILPAYDPMMDSTRVRHVLVRHEQGAGHAATGYAQATGRVGVCMATSGPGATNLVTPIADAHMDSVPLVAITGQVASSAIGTDAFQEADICGITMPVTKHNFLVTRAEDIPHTIAEAFHIASTGRPGPVLVDIAKDALQAKTTFSWPPTQDLPGYRPVTKPHAKQIREAAKLIVQARRPVLYVGGGVIKAGATAELKVLAELTGAPVTTTLMALGAFPDSHPLHVGMPGMHGAVTAVTALQKADLIVAVGARFDDRVTGKLDSFAPYAKIVHADIDPAEIGKNRAADVPIVGDAREVLADLVQAVQAEHTDGHVGDYDAWWKDLDRWRDTYPLGYDLPEDGSLSPQQVIQRIGQLAPEGTIFAAGVGQHQMWASHFIQYEQPATWLNSGGAGTMGYAVPAAMGAKAGMPDRTVWAIDGDGCFQMTNQELTTCALNNIPIKVAIINNGALGMVRQWQTLFYNQRYSNTVLHSGADTEGAPAKGTRVPDFVKLSEAMGCHAIRCEDPADLDKVIEEANSINDRPVVIDFIVHEDAMVWPMVAAGTSNDEVMAARGVRPDFGDNEDD
- the ilvN gene encoding acetolactate synthase small subunit codes for the protein MSTKHTLSVLVENKPGVLARITALFSRRGFNIDSLAVGTTEHPDISRITIVVSVEDLPLEQVTKQLNKLVNVLKIVELEPSAAIQRELVLVKVRADNETRSQIVEIVKLFRAKTVDVSPEAVTIEATGGADKLEAMLKMLEQYGIKELVQSGTIAIGRGARSITDRSLRALDRTA
- the ilvC gene encoding ketol-acid reductoisomerase, translated to MAELFYDADADLSIIQGRKVAVIGYGSQGHAHALSLRDSGVDVRVGLHEGSKSKVKAEEQGLRVVTPSEAAAEADVIMILVPDPIQAQVYEESIKDNLKAGDALFFGHGLNIRFDFIKPPADVDVCMVAPKGPGHLVRRQYEEGRGVPCIVAVEQDASGNGLALALSYAKGIGGTRAGVIKTTFTEETETDLFGEQAVLCGGTAALVKAGFETLTEAGYQPEIAYFECLHELKLIVDLMYEGGLEKMRWSISETAEWGDYVTGPRIITDATKAEMKKVLAEIQDGTFAKNWMDEYHGGLKKYNEYKKADSDHLLETTGRELRKLMSWVNDEDA
- the pruA gene encoding L-glutamate gamma-semialdehyde dehydrogenase, which encodes MDAVTQVPAPVNEPVHSYAPGSPERARLEVKLKELAENPIDLPMTIGGEKRMGGGERFDVVQPHNHKAVIGTFANATQKDAQDAIDAALAAAPAWRAMSFDDRAAIILRAAELLAGPWRETMAASTMLGQSKTAQQAEIDTPCELVDFWRFNVHYARQILAEQPPANAPGVWNRMDHRPLEGFVYAITPFNFTAIAGNLPTAPALMGNVVVWKPSPTQTHAAVLLMQLLEEAGLPKGVINLVTGDGIAVSEVALNHRDLAGIHFTGSTPTFQHLWKTVGNNIANYRTYPRLVGETGGKDFVVAHPSADHAVLKTALTRGSFEFQGQKCSASSRAYIPASIWNSGFKEKFAAEVDSITMGDVTDLSNFIGAVIDDRSFAKNKAAIDRAKSDPSCTIIAGGTYDDSVGYFVRPTVIECTDPANEVFTTEYFGPILAVHVYEDDKYDEMLEQMESVSDYALTGSVIANDRAAAAHTMEKLRYAAGNFYINDKSTGAVVGQQPFGGGRASGTNDKAGAPQNLQRWTLTRAIKETLVPPTDYTYPHQG
- the serA gene encoding phosphoglycerate dehydrogenase; translated protein: MSSKPVVLIAEELSPATVDALGPDFEIRHCNGADRAELLPAIADVDAILVRSATKVDAEAIAAAGKLKVVARAGVGLDNVDVSAATKAGVMVVNAPTSNIVTAAELACGLLVATARNIPQANTALKNGEWKRSKYTGVELSEKTLGVVGLGRIGVLVAQRMSAFGMKIVAYDPYVQPARAAQMGVKLLSLDELLEVADFITVHLPKTPETIGLIGDEALHKVKPSVRIVNAARGGIVDEAALASALKEGRVAGAGLDVYAKEPCTDSPLFAFDQVVCTPHLGASTDEAQEKAGIAVAKSVRLALAGELVPDAVNVQGGVIAEDVRPGLPLAEKLGRIFTALAGEVAVRLDVEVYGEITQHDVKVLELSALKGVFEDVVDETVSYVNAPLFAQERGVEVRLTTSSESPDHRNVVTVRGTLSGGEEVAVSGTLAGPKHLQKIVAVGEYDVDLALADHMVVLRYEDRPGVVGTVGRILGEAGLNIAGMQVSRTGAGGEALVVLTVDDDVPAAVLAEISSEIGAASARTVNLTD